The DNA region GAAATAATAGAAAACGCACTTAAAAAGATTGAAGAAGAACTCCAAAAGGTAGAAGTTAAAAAAGAATAAAATAAATGGTTTTATAAGCGTAAATTATGAAAAACAAGACTATTAACTAGTCTTGTTTTTATTTATGAGTATTAAGTTCGCTAAAATGCTTAGTTAAATTTAATATTAAACATTTTTCAGTAGTTATTGTATTTCCTCCTTTGCTAAAATTTTAGCATATATAAAAGGAAGTTATAAGTTTATGTTAATAAGTCAAAAGGTATTGTTTAAGATATTATGTTTTTGCTATATTATTATATAGATAATATGCATGTTAATGAAGTTTCAGATTTTTATGATAATTTAGATAAGGAAACAAAAAAGGAAATACATAAGCTATATAGAACCACTCAACCAACCCTGGGGCAAAAAAGACGAATATATAGCACTTATGAAGCGATACAAGAATACAAAAGAAAAACTGGTAAAAGTATTAATGAGATAGTAAATGACATTGTAAAGCCTACAAAAAAATTTATTAAAGACGTTCTGAAGGATAAATGTGTAATAGACAATGTAATAGACAAACATAAAAATTCC from Borreliella afzelii includes:
- a CDS encoding DUF643 domain-containing protein yields the protein MFLLYYYIDNMHVNEVSDFYDNLDKETKKEIHKLYRTTQPTLGQKRRIYSTYEAIQEYKRKTGKSINEIVNDIVKPTKKFIKDVLKDKCVIDNVIDKHKNSQNIKVDFSYREEMLEECLVKLGEDKSANFLLYVHIILDNMNQEILNPEPLHVINPFIDTLFTSMHYYDKGIFTSNNLIKRIKKFLKHMEPSFIKMQ